CCATCCCCACACGCGAACGTGGAGAGGATTCCTACAGGGACGATCGCCAGGCAAAGTCGGCGTCCGAAGGTTTGCGCTACCATTTTGACATCTCCTGCTGGCCATGGGCTATCCGGGGGTTGGGACAGCGGACACTAAGGAGAGCAAGAGACGTGCCCCGTAGAAACGACAAGCGTTATATGGCTAAGTGTTTTTCACACAACCACTTACAATCATGTCCCCTGAGTGGAGGGGGCGTCGAATCAGAAAAAGAGTTTCAGATCGCCGGAAGATAGGTTCGGAGCTGAAGGAGCGGATGGGAAACCGATGTGAAAGGGCGGCTGTCAGCACGCCGGAAGAGGTGGCATCCACCGGACCTCGTAGAGCGACTTTGACCTTCCCGATCTTGTACAGTATTGTTGTACAACTTAAGGGAAGCGATTCATGACAGAACACGTCAGCTACAGCTACGCACGCCAGAACTTCGCGAAGATCCTCAGCGAGGCCGAGGAGCGCCAGGAACCCGTCATCATCCGGAGGCGGGGTCATGAGGATATGGCGCTGATTCCTGCGGACGAACTCCGCAGTCTCGAGGAGTCCGCGCACCTGCTCCGTTCTCCCAAGAACGCGCGACGCATCCTTCAGGCCCTCCAGCGGGCCCTCGAGAATGCCGGCGTCGCGGAGACCCCCGGGTCCTTGAGATCGCAGCTTGGCCTCGAGTAGGCACGCCCCTTCGACCCGGGCGGCCTACTTCCAAGACGAGTTCAGGGAGGATCTGCGTTACTGGATCGACACCAAACGGCGCGTCGCACTCAAGGTCATGGATTTGGTGGAAGCAGTCACCCGAGATCCCTTCAAGGGAATCGGAAAGCCCGAGCCGATCAGGCATCTCGGAGCGAACGTGTGGTCGCGCCGAATCACTCAGGAGCACCGACTCGTATACCTGGTGCGCAAGGATCGGATCGACTTCCTTCAGTGCCGATACCACTATTGAGGAACGGCGGGGACCGCGGAGTCGAGGGTATCGCGTGAGGTAGATGCTTGACGAAGATACACAGTACACACACATT
This window of the Gemmatimonadota bacterium genome carries:
- a CDS encoding Txe/YoeB family addiction module toxin, whose protein sequence is MASSRHAPSTRAAYFQDEFREDLRYWIDTKRRVALKVMDLVEAVTRDPFKGIGKPEPIRHLGANVWSRRITQEHRLVYLVRKDRIDFLQCRYHY
- a CDS encoding type II toxin-antitoxin system Phd/YefM family antitoxin gives rise to the protein MTEHVSYSYARQNFAKILSEAEERQEPVIIRRRGHEDMALIPADELRSLEESAHLLRSPKNARRILQALQRALENAGVAETPGSLRSQLGLE